A single region of the Eremothecium gossypii ATCC 10895 chromosome V, complete sequence genome encodes:
- the TAO3 gene encoding Tao3p (Syntenic homolog of Saccharomyces cerevisiae YIL129C (TAO3)): MNTGFTFPAASSDTADKGAAEQQHGFRFPVTEEGKLPAEGLKIDIPSAFGGEGAEEEVAEPGTPLEEAEDPVAVVPVAPYEDYVEPPTKSAHMHQLSDPVPTEPSSATSNRSFGHEYAMHMRHKLATDWKSPSEYALHILFTKFVRHAETKLNMCLQPPLEFEPVIVDILGEGVDPTFDKIISSLGYISRKNPKPVIGAMMFWRKTKSEVAAVAAENVEKLLREYDQYQQETHGTVDQPTPPLTFPKSTAQGASSGQRLSHKRNNSTKSSKSSRSSNTICIDPKLRSLDQQIEVAKELAFQADRKSLISIYILCSVLIEIVKQVPDDADSDLSDKLEEIVFTQLKTTDPMSISSSIIKSSNWNAFAELLGCMSERKFISVSDRFIADLENIPSMVSREMESSIHLLILGMRYLKLRNYPLEAFEESADFIKSIAKFFSRSQNFSIKLAYAEVITQLLLPLVGSVTAEVNHPTWVEAMTTILATCKKLMADSRYWASSFMLTVAVLCVSPHELFAQNWMTLVEKNISKIKSKNLNDLIIFAVGLSRLVWVYLFRCTETLNNTERTLKQLLASFLSNKKKDLWITADMDLINPLCDVLVTIAYLYPSFILETFLIPLVKMSFNGNSLDNLNYEKLLLAINAYRGILLTKERPEFPENESRFYEVSLNNISFPTNADIMADHEELWKYFYSLFLLLDSSIGSEVWSPENDHHRQASTPFSGISSFSFSFGNDNNSNSNKHMNVAIFATLIETIPCCLCVSSSLPFKSTIEILARNAVHGDLLIATSARNSLKALASKTNPYTLITWFAKYSFDFDEKTQSRYTLAYLSSSEYENLLVLYVELLECWLESFKAANNEKKQQETGLDGIELPFKDTDPSDASENEKIEWKNIATVIEDVEGNGLFFLCSHDPAVRRLALQILKITSNFDEVILEKTGRFERQHSRTKSTFVAERGTRLIDLLQTLNVVKLLEPEKGYLSAAEKARLNKLNNKLKNGTLIKICTSEYGVDAALWQRVFPKLLSTIFISSPVTMALCRSIVCIRLVQIHEIILSIVNNSSTKSTEFVPETVNQWKLYLIVACTSLTSTNDQKLHIPSSDRSHGRNKSQQIFTVQHQKIKSATSVFKMVLPLLNCKQSFIRDAIIIGLSSMNVNIYKAYIQSIERPLVSWKLDDNKNLMRVEMMHVLVILSPFLEHSLIANDEWILRKLSLLLKETKQFLESKQVQTSFTYQSLRRYFAGFVASFFNAVKHHALRDELFPFEARASCFNFLREWCGHGQYSEISKERYAIMFQQEEKNRTLFAAAMEFQRSKLESVSLESMIILCSDTITKVINDGDNSIQISFDTTGLLYWIDSLLNSDTEKVRLLGVRALKKLLENNMDNKRLYSDVLAQCAIPTDDAVVRTYYYNTLCECLLQMNDINLPEDDLIALGLYGIISDRKEMRSNAIDVLSLVETAIHNSSYAKVFKERLANESKTVYKSTAKEISNVFAELPSQEMRLQLFSKMAKRFSVLSSELKQDILILLLPWVHKFVLKSFDDVDTYMVLTNLVAMTIEANSRYPMEIEQLWISLGKGNAFQNIHVALDYIMATSVAYCNPEYVRRAMDIVLYLANVPGGIGVVDNLMKNLKPKHMVPNRKSNPTFPELGERYVFVAHIPKLLKFNGKDVMFSKAQLSVIFLVNLLTIPNEALESKLPLLLHICVSFLDHYVPIIQESASKLLCDLIYGLAPTHPKSAETVQLIKSRNGLWSYDNFLKDKSAVRSPKQMDYLIRNIVDIFSHVDSLAINWQRTALKWATSCAVRHIACRSFQVFRSLLIFLDQEMLRDMLHRLSNTLADENADIQGFAMQILMTLNAITVELDALKLIDFPQLFWCVVACLGSVHEQEYIESLNTLSVFVSKIDLDSPDTVQCLTAIFPSNWEGKFEGLQKIILTGLRSSDSWEISLDLLDRLNLLYDCQITAEPDTRLLFALLANLPRFLQAMDTKKFGGKIKTACSSIISLANASDQPSLARLVDSLQKNKFRSKKDFMSQIVSFISRNYFPNYSADTLVFLLGLLFNKIGWIKVQTMEILKFIFPLVDLTRPEFTGVGADLISPLLKLLLTEYELQALEVLNSVQNVSGSKLDKEVLRISMGNKDAKNFYAKTATLFGIPDESGWSIPMPSVAAATTRHNVHAVFTTCSVPVYGEPADPEAEKLDDILEFHADGGYGQYSGEVTDNISVAEEKEATLSLMWAELDNLDSFFTKEAAAVPESDLESLDSKNPQHTPSNSMDTATLENIGGLEATHRLYDKKVSKILNRTLTRTPSNLSFKANLADSFGNNLNDGLSSTGNMRSTYRTSIYGSRHDMIPQTLKSPQSTRSPTHGMLGHMSPSRTRVPDSPQESLFRFEGLLRNPHKNKKKWLQQQQQQQLLAQTIQEQVPY; the protein is encoded by the coding sequence ATGAACACAGGGTTTACTTTTCCCGCTGCGAGCAGCGACACAGCTGATAAAGGAGCAGCAGAACAGCAGCATGGATTTAGATTTCCGGTGACAGAGGAGGGCAAGCTCCCGGCCGAGGGGCTGAAGATTGATATCCCGTCGGCGTTTGGGGGAGAGGgcgcggaggaggaggtCGCGGAACCGGGGACGCCACTAGAGGAGGCGGAGGACCCAGTGGCTGTGGTACCGGTAGCACCGTACGAAGACTACGTGGAACCGCCCACGAAGAGCGCGCACATGCACCAGCTATCAGACCCCGTTCCGACGGAGCCCAGCTCTGCGACTAGCAACCGGTCGTTTGGCCACGAGTACGCGATGCATATGAGACATAAGCTGGCTACTGATTGGAAGAGCCCGTCTGAGTACGCGCTGCACATTCTGTTTACGAAGTTTGTGCGACATGCAGAGACGAAGCTGAACATGTGTCTGCAACCGCCTCTGGAATTCGAGCCAGTGATCGTGGACATACTGGGGGAAGGCGTGGATCCCACGTTTGACAAGATAATTAGCTCGCTGGGGTACATATCGCGCAAGAACCCCAAGCCCGTCATAGGCGCGATGATGTTCTGGCGAAAAACTAAGTCCGAGGTAGCTGCGGTAGCCGCTGAGAATGTCGAAAAGCTGCTGCGTGAGTACGACCAGTATCAGCAAGAGACGCACGGAACCGTGGATCAACCGACACCCCCTCTGACTTTTCCAAAATCTACCGCGCAGGGCGCGTCCTCGGGCCAGAGGTTATCCCACAAGCGCAACAACTCCACGAAATCGTCGAAATCGTCTCGATCTTCGAATACCATATGCATTGATCCCAAATTGCGCTCGTTAGACCAGCAGATAGAGGTAGCCAAAGAGCTGGCCTTCCAAGCCGACAGAAAGTCACTCATCAGCATATACATACTGTGTTCAGTTCTGATAGAAATTGTGAAGCAGGTTCCGGACGATGCGGATAGCGACTTGAGCGATAAGCTGGAAGAGATAGTATTCACTCAACTGAAGACAACTGATCCGATGTCGATTTCTTCAAGcataataaaatcttcGAATTGGAACGCCTTTGCCGAATTACTGGGCTGCATGTCAGAGAGAAAGTTCATTTCGGTTAGTGACAGGTTCATAGCAGATCTAGAAAACATTCCTTCCATGGTTTCGCGCGAAATGGAATCTTCGATACATCTCCTCATTTTGGGCATGAGGTACCTAAAATTACGAAATTATCCGCTAGAAGCGTTTGAGGAGAGCGCGGACTTCATTAAGTCTATCGCGAAATTCTTTTCGCGGTCACAAAATTTCTCTATAAAGCTTGCTTATGCCGAGGTCATCACTCAATTGCTACTACCTCTCGTCGGATCTGTGACTGCTGAAGTTAACCACCCAACTTGGGTAGAGGCTATGACTACTATTTTGGCTACATGCAAGAAGTTGATGGCTGATAGTAGGTACTGGGCTAGTTCTTTCATGTTAACGGTTGCAGTTTTGTGTGTGTCACCTCATGAACTATTTGCCCAAAATTGGATGACCCTAGTTGAGAAAAACATTTCGAAGATTAAATCTAAAAACCTAAACGACCTTATTATTTTTGCAGTCGGTCTCTCCAGACTAGTGTGGGTTTATCTGTTCAGATGCACTGAGACATTGAACAATACAGAACGGACTTTAAAACAGTTACTTGCTTCATTCCTGAGTAACAAGAAAAAGGATCTATGGATAACAGCGGACATGGACTTGATCAATCCTTTATGTGACGTGTTGGTCACCATTGCTTACTTGTACCCATCATTCATATTAGAAACATTCCTCATACCGCTGGTTAAAATGTCTTTCAACGGTAATAGCCTGGACAATTTGAATTACGAAAAGTTACTTCTTGCAATAAATGCATATAGGGGAATACTGCTAACTAAAGAGAGACCTGAATTTCCTGAAAATGAGAGCAGATTCTATGAAGTTTCTTTAAACAACATTAGCTTCCCCACAAATGCTGATATCATGGCCGATCATGAAGAGTTATGGAAATATTTTTACAGTTTGTTTCTACTGCTAGATTCTTCAATTGGATCTGAGGTATGGTCCCCAGAGAATGATCACCACCGGCAGGCCTCGACTCCGTTCTCTGGGATTTCTTCCTTTAGCTTCAGCTTTGGTAACGACAACAACAGTAATAGTAATAAGCACATGAATGTGGCTATTTTTGCAACGCTGATTGAAACTATACCATGCTGCCTATGTGTGTCGTCGAGTCTCCCATTCAAGTCGACAATTGAGATATTAGCCAGGAATGCTGTCCATGGTGACCTGTTAATTGCCACAAGTGCTCGGAATTCTTTGAAGGCGCTTGCTTCTAAGACGAATCCCTATACTCTTATCACTTGGTTTGCCAAATACTCTTTCGATTTTGATGAGAAAACTCAATCGAGATACACTTTGGCTTACCTATCCTCTTCTGAATATGAAAACCTTCTCGTACTATATGTTGAACTACTGGAATGCTGGTTAGAAAGTTTCAAGGCCGCGAATAACGAGAAGAAACAACAAGAAACAGGGTTAGATGGGATCGAGTTACCGTTCAAGGACACTGACCCCAGTGATGCTTCCGAAAATGAAAAAATAGAATGGAAAAATATTGCCACTGTTATCGAAGATGTCGAAGGTAATGGCTTATTCTTCCTTTGCTCGCATGATCCTGCAGTTCGCCGGTTGGCTTTGCAGATCCTAAAAATAACCTCCAACTTTGACGAAGTTATCCTAGAAAAAACAGGCAGATTTGAGCGACAGCACTCTCGAACGAAATCTACCTTTGTAGCTGAACGCGGTACACGTTTAATTGACCTATTGCAAACTTTGAACGTTGTGAAATTACTTGAACCTGAGAAGGGGTATCTGAGTGCAGCAGAGAAGGCGCGCTTGAATAAGTTAAACAACAAATTGAAGAACGGAACGCTTATTAAAATATGCACATCCGAATATGGTGTTGACGCTGCTTTATGGCAACGCGTTTTCCCAAAACTTTTGAGTACTATATTCATTTCTTCTCCTGTAACGATGGCATTGTGCAGGTCTATTGTATGCATTCGTTTGGTCCAGATTCATGAGATTATTTTGTCAATTGTGAACAACTCGTCTACTAAGTCAACTGAATTTGTCCCAGAGACTGTCAATCAATGGAAGCTGTATTTGATTGTGGCATGTACCTCTCTAACGTCTACAAATGACCAAAAGCTTCATATTCCATCTTCCGATCGCTCCCATGGTAGGAACAAAAGCCAACAAATATTTACTGTTCAACATCAAAAGATAAAATCGGCTACTTCAGTATTCAAGATGGTACTCCCTCTTTTGAATTGTAAACAGTCTTTTATTAGGGATGCTATAATTATTGGCCTCAGCTCCATGAATGTCAATATATACAAAGCTTACATCCAAAGTATTGAGAGGCCGCTGGTATCGTGGAAGTTAGATGACAATAAAAACCTCATGAGAGTTGAAATGATGCATGTCTTGGTTATTTTATCACCATTCCTGGAGCACAGTTTGATAGCAAATGATGAGTGGATATTAAGAAAGCTTTCTCTATTATTGAAAGAGACTAAACAGTTCCTTGAGTCAAAGCAGGTCCAAACGTCTTTTACATATCAGTCATTGCGCCGTTATTTTGCAGGTTTTGTTGCGAGTTTCTTCAATGCGGTAAAACACCATGCCCTCAGAGACGAACTATTCCCATTCGAGGCCAGAGCATCTTGTTTTAATTTCTTGCGAGAATGGTGTGGACATGGTCAGTACTCTGAGATATCAAAGGAGCGGTATGCTATAATGTTCCAACAGGAGGAGAAGAACAGAACGCTCTTTGCTGCTGCAATGGAGTTTCAACGCTCAAAGCTCGAAAGCGTAAGTTTGGAAAGTATGATTATCTTGTGTTCTGACACAATCACCAAAGTTATCAACGATGGGGACAACTCTATTCAGATATCGTTTGATACAACAGGTTTGTTATACTGGATAGACTCTTTATTGAATTCCGACACCGAGAAGGTTAGGCTTCTTGGTGTTCGGGCACTCAAGAAGTTGCTGGAAAACAACATGGATAATAAAAGACTATATTCGGACGTTTTGGCGCAATGTGCTATTCCAACAGACGATGCTGTCGTCCGTACCTATTACTATAATACGCTTTGCGAATGCCTCTTGCAAATGAATGATATTAACTTGCCCGAGGATGACCTAATAGCACTCGGTTTGTATGGTATCATTAGTGACCGAAAGGAAATGAGGTCCAATGCGATTGATGTGCTATCATTGGTAGAAACTGCAATTCATAATTCCTCTTACGCAAAAGTTTTCAAAGAGAGGTTGGCAAATGAATCTAAAACCGTATACAAATCTACCGCGAAGGAAATATCGAATGTTTTTGCAGAGCTGCCCTCACAAGAGATGCGACTGCAGTTATTTTCTAAGATGGCAAAACGGTTTTCAGTACTATCTTCGGAGTTGAAGCAAGATATACTCATTTTGTTACTTCCCTGGGTTCATAAATTCGTGCTGAAATCTTTCGATGATGTTGACACTTATATGGTTCTAACTAATTTGGTTGCCATGACCATTGAAGCAAACTCTCGATATCCAATGGAGATCGAACAGCTGTGGATCTCTTTGGGAAAGGGAAACGCATTCCAGAATATTCACGTTGCCCTGGATTACATAATGGCAACATCTGTGGCTTATTGTAATCCGGAATATGTCAGAAGGGCGATGGATATCGTCCTTTATCTCGCTAATGTTCCTGGGGGAATAGGTGTGGTAGATAATCTGATGAAAAATTTGAAACCAAAGCATATGgttccaaatagaaaatCAAATCCAACATTCCCTGAACTTGGTGAGAGATATGTTTTTGTTGCACATATTCCCAAACTTCTCAAATTTAACGGCAAGGATGTTATGTTCTCTAAAGCTCAGTTATCTGTCATCTTCCTCGTCAATTTATTGACGATTCCGAATGAGGCGTTGGAATCGAAGTTGCCTCTTCTACTTCATATATGTGTGTCTTTCTTGGATCACTACGTTCCGATAATTCAAGAGAGCGCTTCAAAACTATTATGTGATTTGATATATGGCCTTGCACCTACTCATCCTAAATCTGCAGAAACGGTGCAACTAATTAAAAGTCGGAACGGCTTATGGTCTTACGATAATTTCCTGAAGGATAAAAGTGCTGTAAGATCACCAAAACAAATGGATTATTTGATTCGGAATATTGTGGATATTTTCAGCCACGTGGATTCATTAGCGATTAACTGGCAACGGACAGCTTTGAAGTGGGCCACATCTTGTGCGGTGAGGCATATTGCATGTCGTTCTTTTCAGGTGTTTAGGTCTTTATTGATATTCCTGGATCAGGAAATGTTGAGAGATATGCTACACCGTTTATCTAATACATTGGCTGATGAAAACGCAGATATTCAAGGCTTTGCGATGCAGATATTAATGACGTTAAATGCGATAACAGTCGAATTGGATGCATTAAAACTGATTGACTTTCCCCAATTGTTTTGGTGCGTGGTCGCTTGTTTAGGGAGCGTACATGAACAGGAGTATATTGAGAGCTTGAATACGCTTTCAGTATTTGTATCAAAAATTGACTTAGACTCACCAGATACAGTTCAATGTTTAACAGCCATTTTCCCATCTAATTGGGAGGGCAAATTTGAGGGGTTGCAAAAAATCATTCTGACCGGTTTACGCTCATCAGATTCATGGGAAATCTCTTTGGATCTTCTTGACCGTTTAAATTTGCTTTATGATTGTCAGATTACTGCAGAGCCAGATACAAGATTACTTTTTGCTCTTCTCGCAAACTTGCCCCGCTTTTTACAAGCAATGGATACTAAGAAATTCGGTGGTAAAATTAAAACAGCATGTTCATCAATTATTTCGTTGGCTAATGCTTCTGACCAGCCTTCTCTAGCAAGGTTAGTTGACTCTCTTCAAAAAAATAAGTTCCGTTCGAAGAAAGATTTCATGAGCCAAATTGTAAGCTTTATCTCACGGAATTATTTCCCCAATTACTCTGCTGATACACTAGTGTTCCTGCTAGGTCTACTATTCAATAAGATAGGTTGGATTAAAGTTCAAACTATGGAAATCTTAAAGTTTATTTTTCCCTTGGTGGATTTGACACGTCCCGAGTTTACTGGCGTTGGTGCGGACTTAATTTCTCCTTTACTAAAACTGTTATTGACGGAGTATGAActgcaggcgctggaggtTCTAAATTCTGTGCAGAATGTGTCTGGTAGCAAACTAGATAAAGAGGTACTGAGGATAAGCATGGGAAATAAAGATGCGAAAAATTTTTACGCAAAGACAGCTACACTGTTCGGAATTCCTGACGAAAGTGGATGGTCGATTCCGATGCCCTCAGTAGCCGCAGCTACAACTAGGCACAACGTCCACGCAGTTTTTACTACTTGTTCTGTACCGGTATATGGTGAGCCGGCAGATCCAGAAGCGGAAAAGCTGGATGATATCCTTGAATTTCATGCAGATGGTGGATATGGTCAATATTCCGGTGAAGTAACCGATAATATTTCAGTCGCGGAGGAAAAAGAGGCCACATTAAGTCTGATGTGGGCCGAATTAGATAATTTGGACAGTTTTTTCACCAAGGAAGCTGCAGCGGTACCTGAGTCAGACCTAGAATCGCTAGATTCGAAGAATCCGCAGCATACGCCATCTAATTCTATGGATACAGCTACATTAGAGAACATTGGAGGTCTGGAGGCTACGCATCGTTTGTATGATAAAAAGGTTTCAAAAATTCTTAACCGTACGCTGACCAGAACTCCATCGAATCTATCCTTTAAAGCTAACTTGGCTGACTCATTTGGCAACAATCTAAATGATGGACTTTCAAGTACTGGAAATATGCGATCGACGTATCGAACGTCAATATATGGTTCACGGCACGACATGATACCGCAGACCCTAAAGTCACCCCAATCTACTCGTTCTCCAACGCACGGCATGCTTGGCCACATGTCACCAAGCAGAACGCGCGTGCCGGACTCTCCCCAAGAAAGTCTGTTCCGATTTGAAGGTTTATTACGAAACCCTCATAAGAATAAGAAGAAGTGGTtacagcagcagcagcagcagcagcttttAGCGCAAACGATCCAAGAGCAGGTCCCCTATTGA
- the MIC27 gene encoding Mic27p (Syntenic homolog of Saccharomyces cerevisiae YNL100W (AIM37)) has product MSRNFYNYDPTVDILQPPLIPDVILKSNLKELTLPTGNQVLESLPLTAWFHRTRSNIISHLTRYEAEWETQKSAARNELHSVKSYLKGNIFNDARELYALPETNILTICAYFAGRIITNRKNWGVSAATLQSVKSSVHRPSLMARVCTSIPSKMVLPWAMAGAVFKELAPTAFDNTITSLESDILDPGFVAQYKTLWRDYYTNGAKKASIEAAELLEGKLQGYIGFARNFIIYSTR; this is encoded by the coding sequence ATGTCAAGGAACTTTTACAATTATGACCCAACAGTGGACATACTGCAGCCTCCTTTGATCCCAGATGTCATTCTCAAGAGCAACCTCAAGGAACTCACATTGCCCACCGGAAACCAGGTATTGGAATCACTGCCCCTCACGGCTTGGTTCCACAGAACGAGGAGTAACATCATAAGCCACCTCACTCGGTATGAAGCGGAGTGGGAGACGCAAAAGAGCGCTGCGAGAAACGAACTACACAGCGTCAAAAGCTATTTGAAGGGTAACATCTTCAACGATGCAAGGGAGCTCTACGCTCTTCCGGAAACCAATATTCTAACTATATGTGCGTACTTTGCGGGCCGTATAATCACCAACCGGAAGAATTGGGGGGTTTCTGCTGCGACGCTGCAGAGTGTGAAGTCATCAGTTCACAGACCTTCCCTGATGGCACGTGTCTGCACCAGCATTCCATCCAAAATGGTATTGCCATGGGCGATGGCAGGAGCGGTATTTAAGGAGCTTGCGCCAACTGCTTTTGATAATACCATCACTAGTTTGGAAAGCGATATCCTTGACCCTGGCTTTGTAGCCCAATACAAAACTCTCTGGAGAGACTACTACACTAATGGTGCAAAGAAGGCTTCAATTGAGGCCGCAGAATTACTCGAAGGGAAACTACAAGGATATATCGGCTTTGCAAGGAATTTCATAATTTACAGTACTAGATAG